AGTGGAAGAAGGCTTATCAACGGGGTTGTTTTAAAAATAGATAAAGAAAATAAAAGCATAGCTGAATTTATAAAGATACGAAAAATATATTGAAATTAAGTGTAAGTTATAATAAATAGACTTTGAATAATTATTAATCATAGTATGATATATTATTAATCATAATGAGAGAGTTTATGCTTAATTTCCTGCAATTAGTTTTGGCATATAAATTGTTATATAACTATTATAAGGAGTTATTATGAAGAAGATTGTCGCTATTATTAAACCTTTTAAGTTAGATGATGTAAAAGAGAAATTAACTGAGTTAGGAATCTCTGGCCTAACTGTAACTGAGGTAAAAGGTTATGGTAGACAAAAAGGCCATACGGAGCTATATAGAGGTGCAGAATACGTGATAGACTTTATTCCAAAGATAAAGATAGAGATAGTTGTTTCTGATAAGCTGGTAGATGACGTAATCGAGGCTATTTTGGAGTCTGCCAAAACTGGTAGAATTGGGGATGGCAAGATATTTGTGGTTCCAATAGATGAGATTATTAGGATAAGAACTGGAGAAAAAGGAGAAAATGCTTTATAGAGGAGGCAAATAATGACAATTGAAGAAATTTTAGCTTTAATTAAAGAGAAAGAGATTAAAATAATCGATCTGAGATTTAATGATTTTATCGGTTTATGGCAACACTGTAGTTTGCCTGCACATGAAATAAATGCAGATGTTTTTGAAGAAGGCATTGGTTTTGATGGATCAAGTATAAGGGCTTGGCAATCAATAAATCTAAGTGATATGATATTATTGCCTGACCCACAAACAGCCAAAATTGACCCCTTTACAACAATTCCCACATTAATATTAATATGCAGCGTTAATGATCCAATAACAAAAGAACCATATGTCAAAGACCCTAGGTATATCGCAAAGAAGGCTGAAAATTATTTAAAGAGTACTGGTATTGCTGATACTGCTTATTTTGGGCCTGAGACTGAGTTTTTTGTCTTTGATAACGTTCAATTTGCTTGTTATCCAAATAACAGTTTTTATTATTTTGACTCTGTAGAAGGGCAATGGAATACAGGTAAAGATGAAAATCCAAATCTTGCTTATAAGATAAGACATAAGGAGGGGTATTTCCCAGTTCCACCTCACGATACATTAATGAATCTAAGAAGTGAGATGGCTATGTGTATGGAAGATATGGGCATTATTACGGAGGCTCATCATCATGAGGTTGCCACAGGTGGGCAGTGTGAGATCGATATGAAATATGATTCATTAGTAAATATAGCTGATAATTTATTATTGTGTAAATATATTGTGAAAAATATTGCATTAAAGCATAATAAAACAGCAACATTTATGCCAAAGCCTATGTTTGGAGATAATGGAAATGGCATGCATACCCATCAATCACTATGGAAGGATGGTGATCCTATTTTTGCAGGAGATGAGTATGCAGGCTTGAGTGAAATAGCTCTATATTATATTGGTGGAATTATTAAACATGCAGGTGCAATAGCTGCTTTTACAAATCCAACGACAAACTCATATAAAAGGCTAGTCCCTGGTTTTGAGGCTCCTGTCAACATTGCCTATTCATCA
This sequence is a window from Deferribacterota bacterium. Protein-coding genes within it:
- a CDS encoding P-II family nitrogen regulator translates to MKKIVAIIKPFKLDDVKEKLTELGISGLTVTEVKGYGRQKGHTELYRGAEYVIDFIPKIKIEIVVSDKLVDDVIEAILESAKTGRIGDGKIFVVPIDEIIRIRTGEKGENAL
- the glnA gene encoding type I glutamate--ammonia ligase, producing MTIEEILALIKEKEIKIIDLRFNDFIGLWQHCSLPAHEINADVFEEGIGFDGSSIRAWQSINLSDMILLPDPQTAKIDPFTTIPTLILICSVNDPITKEPYVKDPRYIAKKAENYLKSTGIADTAYFGPETEFFVFDNVQFACYPNNSFYYFDSVEGQWNTGKDENPNLAYKIRHKEGYFPVPPHDTLMNLRSEMAMCMEDMGIITEAHHHEVATGGQCEIDMKYDSLVNIADNLLLCKYIVKNIALKHNKTATFMPKPMFGDNGNGMHTHQSLWKDGDPIFAGDEYAGLSEIALYYIGGIIKHAGAIAAFTNPTTNSYKRLVPGFEAPVNIAYSSRNRSASIRIPMYSPSPKAKRIEVRFPDASCNAYLAFTSMLMAGIDGILNKIDPGEPMDKNLYDLDPIELSNIPKMPASLDEALDQLEKDYEFLLRGDVFTEDVVATWVNYKRNSEAREVNMRPHPYEFMLYYDI